The following coding sequences lie in one Methanohalophilus levihalophilus genomic window:
- a CDS encoding ABC transporter substrate-binding protein produces MKKLQLILLISFVIAGIVLISGCVSPEEGEESVVEEINFGYQPSTHQIAYMTAYEKGWWAEDLAPFGVTTINEFEFPTGAPEMQSMLAGDLDIAYVGAAPFIAALGSGLDAKVVAGVNSQGSDLVLLTDIPYESPEDLKGLTIATFPPGTIQDTILRNWLIENGLEPDADVIIKSMGPGDAIAAISAAQIDGAFLPHPAPALIEAEGTGRSVVASGVIMPEHACCVMVVSGDLIRNNPEMVTQIVKTHIKANDFNLENKEEAAQIFADKQGWDVNIVRASLDEWDGQWIADPNIIVESTVDYAEVQHELGYIEVELTQDDIFDLSFYEAATEE; encoded by the coding sequence ATGAAGAAACTTCAATTAATTTTACTCATTTCATTCGTAATCGCTGGTATTGTATTGATTTCCGGTTGCGTTTCCCCGGAAGAAGGCGAAGAATCGGTAGTTGAAGAGATCAATTTTGGTTACCAGCCAAGCACTCACCAGATTGCATACATGACTGCCTACGAAAAAGGATGGTGGGCTGAGGATCTTGCACCCTTTGGTGTAACTACCATTAATGAATTTGAATTCCCCACAGGTGCTCCTGAGATGCAGTCCATGCTTGCAGGAGATCTTGATATAGCATATGTCGGAGCTGCACCATTTATCGCGGCATTGGGCAGCGGTCTTGATGCTAAGGTTGTTGCCGGGGTAAATTCTCAGGGCTCTGATCTTGTGCTGTTGACTGATATCCCTTATGAATCTCCTGAAGATCTTAAAGGGCTCACAATTGCAACTTTCCCTCCGGGGACAATTCAGGATACCATTCTGCGCAACTGGCTGATTGAGAACGGCTTGGAACCTGATGCTGATGTTATCATAAAATCCATGGGTCCGGGCGATGCTATTGCTGCAATCTCCGCAGCCCAGATTGATGGGGCATTCCTTCCACACCCTGCACCTGCGCTTATTGAAGCAGAGGGTACTGGCAGATCTGTCGTTGCTTCCGGAGTGATAATGCCAGAGCATGCCTGTTGTGTGATGGTTGTAAGTGGTGACCTGATTCGCAACAATCCTGAAATGGTCACACAGATTGTGAAAACACATATCAAGGCAAATGACTTCAACCTTGAGAACAAGGAAGAAGCAGCCCAGATATTCGCTGACAAACAAGGCTGGGATGTCAATATTGTTCGCGCTTCCCTTGACGAGTGGGATGGACAGTGGATTGCAGATCCAAACATCATTGTGGAATCAACTGTGGATTATGCAGAAGTACAGCATGAGCTGGGCTACATTGAAGTTGAGTTGACTCAGGATGACATCTTTGACCTGAGTTTTTATGAAGCTGCAACTGAAGAATGA
- a CDS encoding ABC transporter permease, translating into MKSPKSRFEGKGIEIISLFVAIAIWQLIADFVIQRKLILPSFTDVFIAFVDIIQSGVFFTDLLTSLLHFGIGLFAALLIGIPIGVAMGWFKYVDKAIDPLIEIVRPIPPLAWIPFAIVWFGLTNISAGFVIFVGAVFPIVINTVSGFKGVPKVYVEAARVLGCMNDRSLIRHVALPSSFPSIAAGIRIAMGVGWMCLVAAEMFGVSSSGLGYKIWWHYYLHQMDYVLVYMLILGFLGLVIDRIFRWYVDGKILKWRKGVVV; encoded by the coding sequence ATGAAATCCCCGAAGAGTCGTTTCGAAGGCAAAGGAATTGAGATAATATCTCTTTTCGTAGCAATTGCAATCTGGCAATTAATTGCGGATTTCGTAATTCAGCGAAAGCTCATTCTTCCAAGTTTTACTGATGTTTTCATCGCTTTTGTTGATATAATTCAGAGTGGTGTTTTCTTTACGGATTTACTCACGAGTCTGCTACATTTCGGAATCGGTTTATTTGCGGCCCTGCTCATTGGCATTCCGATTGGAGTTGCAATGGGCTGGTTCAAATACGTTGACAAGGCGATTGATCCCCTTATTGAAATTGTGCGTCCGATTCCACCGCTTGCATGGATTCCCTTTGCCATTGTCTGGTTTGGGCTTACAAATATATCTGCAGGTTTTGTTATCTTTGTAGGAGCTGTATTTCCAATAGTTATCAACACGGTTTCCGGTTTCAAAGGAGTTCCAAAAGTTTATGTGGAAGCTGCAAGAGTGCTGGGATGTATGAATGACAGATCCTTGATCCGTCATGTTGCATTGCCATCCTCCTTCCCTTCAATTGCTGCTGGTATCAGGATTGCAATGGGTGTCGGATGGATGTGTCTTGTGGCTGCAGAGATGTTCGGTGTGAGCAGCAGCGGTCTGGGATACAAAATCTGGTGGCACTATTATCTCCACCAGATGGACTATGTGCTTGTCTACATGCTGATACTTGGTTTCCTCGGACTGGTGATTGACCGTATTTTCAGATGGTATGTCGATGGTAAAATCCTGAAATGGCGTAAAGGAGTTGTTGTCTGA
- a CDS encoding ABC transporter ATP-binding protein — translation MGQLSIEHISQSFEKDSGESTNALEDVNLEIKDREFICLIGPSGCGKTTLLRIIAGLDIPDSGRVTLDGDEITVPDPRRGMVFQEYSLFPWKTVIENITFGMELQGAPKEEISRTAEEYLKMVGLEQFRDSYPYELSGGMRQRVAIVRALANDPSVLLMDEPFGALDAQTRNTSQQELLQIWEKKKITILFVTHSVDEAVYLADRIVVMSARPGRVKEMVKVDLPRPRDRTSRQANELRNSLLGKLAEERKK, via the coding sequence ATGGGCCAGCTTTCAATCGAACACATTTCGCAGTCATTTGAGAAAGACAGTGGTGAATCCACCAATGCCCTTGAAGACGTAAATCTTGAGATAAAAGACAGGGAATTTATTTGTCTTATAGGGCCTTCTGGATGTGGAAAAACCACTTTGCTGCGTATTATAGCAGGGCTTGACATACCTGACTCTGGTCGTGTAACCCTTGACGGCGATGAAATCACGGTTCCTGATCCTCGAAGGGGGATGGTTTTTCAGGAATATTCGCTTTTTCCATGGAAAACAGTTATTGAAAACATTACTTTCGGAATGGAACTGCAGGGTGCTCCAAAGGAAGAAATATCCAGAACTGCAGAAGAATACCTTAAGATGGTTGGTCTTGAACAATTCAGGGATAGTTATCCTTATGAATTGTCAGGTGGGATGCGGCAAAGGGTTGCTATTGTAAGGGCACTTGCAAATGATCCTTCCGTCTTACTCATGGACGAACCTTTTGGTGCACTTGATGCCCAGACGCGGAATACCTCACAGCAGGAATTACTCCAGATATGGGAGAAAAAGAAAATAACAATTCTTTTTGTAACTCACAGCGTAGATGAAGCTGTTTATCTTGCAGACAGGATTGTGGTTATGTCAGCAAGACCTGGAAGGGTTAAGGAAATGGTAAAAGTAGATCTTCCAAGACCCCGGGATCGCACAAGCCGCCAAGCTAATGAACTTCGCAATTCCCTTCTTGGGAAGCTTGCAGAAGAGCGCAAAAAATGA
- a CDS encoding polymer-forming cytoskeletal protein, with amino-acid sequence MEDNFLKYHPESNTYIAEKRSYFKDEIRVDGNLIAGALSNFWKSLSATGTVELGKRTIVRGDLKATRILLGPGSEITGNLHAEDEAILLDGAIIGGSATCGGQMKIRPGCKIKFAKADRELELVGKVHIGEIESGTRVVVRSD; translated from the coding sequence ATGGAAGACAATTTCCTGAAATATCATCCTGAATCAAATACGTATATTGCAGAGAAGAGATCCTATTTTAAAGATGAAATCAGGGTGGATGGAAACCTGATTGCAGGAGCGTTATCCAATTTCTGGAAGTCTCTGAGCGCTACAGGCACAGTTGAACTTGGGAAAAGAACAATTGTCCGTGGGGATTTAAAAGCAACGCGCATTCTTCTCGGCCCAGGGAGTGAAATCACCGGGAATCTGCACGCAGAGGATGAGGCTATTTTGCTTGATGGAGCCATTATTGGAGGATCTGCGACCTGTGGAGGCCAGATGAAAATCAGGCCCGGATGCAAAATAAAATTTGCAAAAGCTGACAGGGAACTTGAACTTGTCGGCAAAGTCCACATCGGGGAAATTGAATCCGGAACCCGCGTAGTGGTTCGATCCGATTAA
- a CDS encoding prenyltransferase/squalene oxidase repeat-containing protein, with amino-acid sequence MRWTIVTEIEDAAKKGFIWLEQQHPDDLKEISRFSLAYTLWKKENKWIDFLNNVLQEPLKQNVRDIARVLTSASIAGTKFSESEIWIKEQQNQNGSWGTDDIYDTAYALTALANAGYYNPIGCNWLLDNFSSGWEHPGTISLIITALVKQGKTGNTNIYNDFISQRVQWLLDNEDVKGGWKYIATTTIVIDALINSGHNDAINPSAEWLVGRQNPDGSWGKGEKRKNTTAMVLACFAKIQ; translated from the coding sequence ATGAGATGGACAATTGTGACCGAAATTGAAGACGCTGCAAAAAAAGGGTTCATCTGGCTGGAGCAGCAGCATCCTGATGATCTAAAAGAGATCAGTCGCTTCTCCCTTGCATATACGCTCTGGAAAAAAGAGAATAAATGGATTGATTTCCTGAACAATGTTTTGCAGGAGCCTCTGAAGCAAAATGTCAGGGATATCGCAAGGGTACTTACTTCTGCATCCATTGCAGGGACTAAATTTTCAGAATCCGAAATCTGGATAAAAGAGCAGCAAAACCAGAATGGATCATGGGGGACAGATGACATCTACGACACGGCATATGCCCTCACAGCTCTTGCGAATGCTGGCTACTATAATCCCATAGGATGTAATTGGCTTCTGGACAATTTTTCTTCCGGGTGGGAACATCCCGGAACTATTTCTTTGATAATCACAGCCCTTGTAAAACAGGGAAAAACAGGAAATACCAACATTTACAACGATTTTATCAGCCAGCGGGTTCAATGGTTGCTTGACAATGAAGATGTCAAAGGCGGATGGAAATACATTGCCACAACAACTATTGTCATTGATGCGCTTATCAACTCAGGGCATAATGATGCAATAAACCCTTCCGCAGAATGGCTGGTTGGAAGGCAAAATCCTGATGGTTCATGGGGCAAAGGGGAAAAGAGAAAAAACACAACTGCAATGGTTCTTGCTTGCTTTGCAAAAATACAATAA
- a CDS encoding DUF169 domain-containing protein, with the protein MDNKQISNKLKDILDLRYEPVAVKLIHKGERIPDLFDIPSQKLRHCQSIMRARKGEGFVIPAEMHACVVGGSSLGLLPTPEKVRKGTFHYNLGMFKSETAASKTMEERVELEEGSVIATIVSPLKTADFEPDVVIIVDEPETLYWLIPATTYENGGRVEMSTAPFQATCVDATLIPLVTGKINLSMGCFGCRKATDIQTDEMLAGIPFKELPEVVKNLEEMHKGPMEKARGK; encoded by the coding sequence GTGGATAACAAGCAAATCAGTAACAAGCTTAAGGATATACTTGACTTAAGGTATGAACCAGTAGCTGTGAAGTTAATACACAAAGGAGAAAGAATTCCGGATTTGTTTGATATCCCGTCTCAAAAACTCAGGCACTGCCAATCCATAATGCGAGCTCGCAAGGGAGAAGGATTTGTTATCCCGGCAGAAATGCATGCCTGTGTTGTCGGTGGTTCCAGCCTCGGACTACTGCCAACCCCTGAAAAAGTAAGGAAGGGAACGTTCCACTACAATCTCGGAATGTTCAAAAGTGAGACAGCAGCTTCAAAGACCATGGAAGAACGTGTCGAGCTTGAAGAAGGCTCAGTGATTGCAACAATTGTTTCCCCCCTAAAGACGGCCGACTTTGAACCTGATGTCGTCATCATTGTAGACGAGCCTGAAACCCTTTATTGGCTGATTCCTGCAACTACTTATGAAAACGGAGGACGCGTAGAAATGAGTACGGCTCCGTTCCAGGCAACATGTGTTGATGCGACCCTGATACCCCTTGTGACAGGTAAGATAAATCTGTCAATGGGATGCTTTGGATGCCGCAAAGCCACAGACATACAAACTGATGAGATGTTAGCCGGAATTCCATTCAAGGAATTGCCAGAAGTTGTGAAAAACCTGGAAGAAATGCATAAAGGACCTATGGAAAAAGCTCGCGGAAAATGA
- a CDS encoding Mrp/NBP35 family ATP-binding protein produces MSSNILSSESLKSAKPEEPKIVTNLRGIRSKIMVMSGKGGVGKSTVSANLAAFLARKGKKVGLLDGDIHGPTIPTMFGIEDQRPTVGEKGIEPVKVSENLKVMSIGLLLDNQDSPIVWRGPAKMAAIKQFLEEVDWGVLDYLIIDLPPGTGDEPLSIVQLIGKVDGSVVVTTPQDVALTSVRKSLKFADMLNVPVIGLVENMSGVICPDCGKEIDIFGRGSIEKAAEDFNIKILAALPIEPEISATSDAGKVYVEEMDSKWSKGFDDIVDAVENFTNKK; encoded by the coding sequence ATGAGTTCAAATATACTATCATCCGAGAGCCTTAAGAGCGCTAAACCCGAAGAACCGAAAATTGTCACAAACCTGCGTGGAATAAGGAGCAAAATAATGGTTATGAGTGGCAAGGGAGGAGTCGGGAAAAGCACGGTTTCCGCTAATCTGGCTGCATTCCTTGCAAGGAAAGGCAAAAAGGTGGGTCTTCTGGATGGAGATATTCACGGACCTACAATCCCAACGATGTTTGGCATTGAAGATCAGCGTCCAACGGTCGGTGAGAAGGGAATTGAGCCGGTAAAGGTCTCTGAAAACCTGAAAGTGATGTCCATTGGCCTCCTCCTTGATAATCAGGATTCGCCAATCGTATGGAGAGGACCTGCCAAGATGGCAGCAATCAAACAATTCCTTGAAGAAGTTGACTGGGGAGTACTGGATTACCTGATTATTGATCTTCCACCGGGAACCGGAGATGAACCACTGAGTATAGTCCAGCTTATAGGAAAAGTTGATGGATCTGTTGTAGTCACAACCCCACAGGACGTTGCTCTCACAAGCGTGCGCAAATCTCTCAAATTTGCAGACATGCTCAATGTCCCTGTTATAGGCCTTGTTGAAAATATGAGTGGTGTTATTTGCCCCGATTGTGGAAAAGAAATTGATATTTTCGGACGTGGAAGCATTGAAAAAGCTGCTGAAGATTTTAACATAAAGATTCTTGCGGCACTTCCAATTGAGCCTGAAATATCAGCAACCAGCGATGCCGGGAAGGTCTATGTTGAAGAAATGGACTCCAAATGGAGTAAGGGCTTTGATGACATTGTCGATGCTGTTGAGAATTTCACCAATAAAAAGTGA
- a CDS encoding DUF134 domain-containing protein translates to MGYRGRPKTPRRISCKPRIMCFKPCGIPMKEIEAVELALEELEALRLVDVEGLHQEEAANQMGISRRAFWKDLQNARAKVAFALSTGKGIEILDTTNNYTENAEEEKA, encoded by the coding sequence ATGGGATATAGAGGAAGACCCAAAACACCCCGGAGAATCAGTTGCAAACCACGCATAATGTGCTTCAAACCATGCGGCATCCCCATGAAGGAAATTGAGGCTGTTGAGCTTGCACTGGAGGAGCTTGAAGCTCTACGACTTGTAGATGTTGAGGGGCTTCATCAGGAAGAAGCAGCCAACCAGATGGGAATTTCGCGGAGAGCTTTCTGGAAAGACCTTCAAAATGCAAGAGCAAAAGTGGCATTTGCCCTTTCTACCGGAAAAGGGATCGAAATCCTTGATACAACTAACAATTATACAGAAAATGCTGAGGAAGAGAAAGCATGA
- a CDS encoding ORC1-type DNA replication protein codes for MSRDMLLWDETLFRDPQALEIDYVPEDLLHRENQMQSLAYSMRPALRGMRPVNCLLTGPPGTGKTSAVLKMFEEVEKHSDDVVMLKINCQIDSTRFAVASRIYRKLFNVEPPSSGVAFRKLFEKIVQRLIDKDKVMIVCLDDINYLFHEGHADEVMYSILRAHELFPGAKIGVIAVVSDTGKLYRFDPKVSSVFLPEEIEFLRYDYDEIKDIIASRVQLAFYPDVFPEKVQEVVANYVDSTGDLRVGIDLLKRSGLNAEKRANKTVETEDVEKAYESSRLLNLKRNIMSLSADEKKLLGIIAEMGQSKAGDIYENFHEMTGLGYTRFYEIVNKLAESQHLDTAFSGEGTRGRTRLIGLASPSEDVLKCLKR; via the coding sequence ATGAGCCGTGATATGCTTTTGTGGGATGAGACTCTTTTCCGTGATCCTCAGGCACTTGAAATTGATTATGTTCCTGAAGATCTACTTCATCGTGAAAACCAGATGCAATCGCTTGCCTACAGCATGAGGCCAGCGTTAAGGGGTATGAGGCCGGTAAATTGCTTGCTTACAGGCCCGCCGGGCACTGGAAAGACCTCTGCTGTTCTCAAGATGTTTGAGGAAGTGGAAAAGCATTCAGATGACGTAGTGATGCTCAAGATTAATTGCCAGATAGATTCCACAAGGTTCGCAGTGGCTTCCAGGATATACAGGAAATTGTTCAATGTGGAACCTCCTTCTTCAGGTGTTGCTTTCAGGAAACTTTTTGAAAAGATCGTCCAGAGACTTATTGACAAAGACAAAGTGATGATTGTATGTCTTGACGATATCAACTATCTCTTCCACGAAGGGCACGCTGACGAGGTTATGTATTCCATTCTCCGGGCTCACGAGCTCTTCCCGGGTGCAAAAATCGGTGTGATTGCAGTAGTAAGTGATACCGGTAAACTTTACAGGTTTGATCCAAAAGTCAGTTCTGTTTTCCTTCCTGAGGAAATCGAATTCTTACGTTACGATTATGATGAAATAAAAGATATCATAGCTTCAAGGGTTCAACTGGCATTTTATCCGGACGTATTCCCCGAGAAAGTGCAGGAAGTTGTGGCGAATTACGTTGACAGTACCGGGGACTTGCGTGTGGGAATTGATCTCCTGAAACGATCCGGCCTCAATGCGGAAAAAAGGGCTAACAAAACGGTTGAAACAGAAGACGTGGAAAAAGCGTACGAGTCTTCCCGGCTTCTTAATCTCAAAAGAAACATAATGAGCCTTTCCGCAGATGAGAAAAAACTGCTTGGTATTATAGCTGAAATGGGCCAGTCTAAAGCTGGTGACATTTATGAGAATTTCCATGAAATGACAGGCCTTGGATACACACGTTTCTATGAAATTGTTAATAAACTTGCAGAATCACAGCACCTTGATACTGCCTTTTCAGGTGAGGGTACTCGTGGTCGCACTCGCCTGATAGGCTTAGCTTCTCCTTCCGAAGACGTGCTTAAGTGTCTCAAGAGGTGA